In Brassica napus cultivar Da-Ae chromosome C2, Da-Ae, whole genome shotgun sequence, the sequence GTTAAACCAAAGGCCAAAGTAAAGAAAGAGTCGTCACATCTTTGGTGACTGCTGACTCGAAATAAACTAAAACCACACATTTGAAAGATGCCAATTACTCTCTCTTTCTggctttctctctttctttatcaACCAGTCACAATCGTCAGAGACTCAGAGCGATGCACAAAAACTTGTACAATGGTAAGAGAAGGACTTGCGGCCGTGGCGGCGGATAACGGCGAAGGCATCACCATCTTACTCTACATTTGGGCAGCAGTTTTAGCTCTCTCCATTATAGCCGCCGTGACTTTCACTTGTAGCGACGGAGCTTCTAAATCTCACACTGACGACGTGCATAGCTCTGCATGTGCCGCCGGCTGTGGCGGTGGTTGTGGAGGCTAAAACGGCTGgcagaatttttgttttttgtgtcAACAACATGCAATTTATCTATTAACCGGCCTACAACGACGTCAGTAATACAAACTGGTATGTTATGATAATTTAACGGGTCTAGTTTAAAGAGGTAGTTTGGTTCAGATTAAAGGAAATTGAATACAAATCATACTTGCTTTCTTgctttaatatatattgataatttGAAGGAATTTGAATACAAATCAAA encodes:
- the LOC111212973 gene encoding uncharacterized protein LOC111212973 is translated as MPITLSFWLSLFLYQPVTIVRDSERCTKTCTMVREGLAAVAADNGEGITILLYIWAAVLALSIIAAVTFTCSDGASKSHTDDVHSSACAAGCGGGCGG